A window of the Sabethes cyaneus chromosome 1, idSabCyanKW18_F2, whole genome shotgun sequence genome harbors these coding sequences:
- the LOC128733117 gene encoding probable G-protein coupled receptor Mth-like 5 produces MLQALLRPSSSGRKLIPVLILELATLVVGFVSSNAAPSKYNPDVVRINKCCEKFEVMLDGKCTVAESINATVWKPEFTGRNGEQNVRVDAFKYIVGDPDCGSMQKWQIFHYEKSEDKLILFPDGKIRHLILDPHARTEPEEEWDHLYAANTRMEAPFQYDYEQGQYCLDKVLSSNEKQPDGIIATVCSPEKANRWTDSDFLLRKIINPICHGIAMIILLVVAIVYFVLPTLRDLVGNIVTSITVCLIISQAADLVRIFTEFSNHVSFIVADSFFYISLLAAFFWLNSMGYYIWKMFRARNVFLRVTDGRKYCWYSGYAWGATATMAGVAIFSHFFLDGPNGKKNSSIFENQETIGWLGIAVFFTPIAFIIITNMFFYVTTLKFINRMNTYGRIHHKLKCNFIMFTLIFLIMSTSWLFLVLSWLHYDALLYTHIVVNALQAPCILYVCVLRQKHVTFLLKKSCCYNEPPQTSDWGDEMTYMNGGDY; encoded by the exons ATGTTGCAAGCGTTACTGCGACCATCATCGTCTGGAAGAAAACTTATTCCGGTTTTAATACTCGAGTTGGCTACGTTAGTCGTTGGGTTTGTGTCATCCAATGCCGCGCCGTCCAAGTATAATCCAGATGTGGTGCGGATTAACAAATGCTGTGAAAAGTTTGAGGTGATGCTAGATGGAAAGTGCACCGTGGCTGAGAGCATAAATGCAA CCGTCTGGAAACCGGAGTTTACTGGCCGAAATGGAGAACAAAATGTTCGTGTCGACGCATTCAAGTATATTGTTGGTGATCCAGACTGTGGTAGTATGCAGAAATGGCAAATTTTTCATTACGAAAAG aGCGAAGATAAACTAATCTTGTTTCCGGATGGCAAAATAAGACACTTGATACTTGATCCACATGCTCGAACTGAGCCAGAAGAGGAATGGGACCATCTTTATGCGGCCAACACTCGGATGGAAGCACCATTTCAGTACGACTATGAACAGGGCCAGTACTGCCTTGATAAGGTACTCAGCAGCAACGAGAAGCAACCGGATGGAATCATCGCAACCGTGTGCTCACCAGAAAAAGCGAATCGTTGGACCGACAGTGACTTCTTACTGCGCAAAATAATCAATCCAATCTGCCATGGGATCGCGATGATCATTCTACTGGTGGTGGCGATAGTATACTTCGTGTTACCCACATTAAG agATCTTGTCGGCAATATTGTCACTTCCATTACTGTGTGCCTTATCATTAGCCAAGCGGCTGACCTCGTTAGAATCTTCACTGAATTTAGCAATCACGTGAGCTTCATAGTTGCAGATTCCTTCTTCTACATCAGTCTGTTGGCAGCATTCTTCTGGCTCAACAGTATGGGTTActatatatggaaaatgttccgaGCAAGAAACGTTTTTCTTAGGGTTACCGACGGTCGCAAATACTGCTGGTATTCAGGATATGCTTGGGGTGCAACAGCAACAATGGCGGGAGTAGCTATCttctcccattttttcttaGATGGAccaaatggaaagaaaaactcAAGCATTTTTGAAAATCAGGAAACTATTGGATGGCTTGGAATCGCTGTTTTCTTCACTCCGATTGCATTCATAATTATCACGAATATGTTCTTTTACGTCACAACGTTAAAATTCATCAACCGAATGAACACATATGGACGAATACATCATAAACTTAAATGCAA TTTCATCATGTTCACCTTAATATTCCTTATCATGAGTACATCTTGGCTCTTCCTAGTTCTCTCATGGCTCCATTACGATGCGTTGCTCTATACGCACATTGTGGTAAATGCACTTCAAGCTCCGTGTATTTTGTATGTGTGCGTCCTGCGACAAAAGCATGTTACATTCCTACTGAAAAAGTCCTGCTGCTACAATGAACCCCCGCAGACATCTGACTGGGGTGATGAAATGACGTACATGAATGGAGGTGACTACTGA